From a region of the Methanolobus tindarius DSM 2278 genome:
- a CDS encoding LSM domain-containing protein, whose product MFPSKKVQKLVGSKVQVEMKGDLHLLEGTLKSADDYMNLHMVDTVEVANGERLRSLGSVVLRGNNIILVVPMEE is encoded by the coding sequence TTGTTCCCAAGTAAGAAAGTCCAGAAATTAGTTGGATCCAAAGTCCAGGTAGAGATGAAAGGTGACCTTCACCTTCTCGAAGGAACTTTAAAAAGTGCAGACGATTATATGAATCTTCATATGGTCGACACTGTAGAGGTCGCAAACGGTGAGCGTCTGCGTTCCCTTGGTTCAGTCGTGTTGCGTGGAAACAATATCATTCTTGTTGTTCCTATGGAAGAATAA
- a CDS encoding helix-turn-helix transcriptional regulator, whose translation MSVEESAYNLIRESKEGIFQNELWKMLEIDSRKCSRVVSKLLDEDLIIREQAVSNGARTYLLKVKEEEKPCFDLLLSGEMFSPCAGCRDACQPEICGKLTAWVENLNDNEETGEMC comes from the coding sequence ATGAGTGTCGAAGAGAGTGCATACAATCTTATTCGTGAGAGCAAAGAAGGTATTTTCCAGAACGAGCTCTGGAAAATGCTGGAAATTGACAGTCGTAAATGTTCCAGGGTAGTTTCTAAGCTCCTTGATGAGGATCTTATTATCCGTGAGCAGGCTGTTTCCAATGGGGCCAGAACTTATCTTTTGAAAGTTAAGGAAGAGGAGAAGCCCTGCTTCGATCTCCTGTTGTCAGGAGAAATGTTCTCTCCTTGCGCCGGATGCAGGGATGCATGCCAGCCTGAGATCTGTGGAAAGCTTACTGCATGGGTCGAAAACCTCAATGATAATGAGGAAACAGGTGAAATGTGCTGA
- a CDS encoding tyrosine-type recombinase/integrase produces the protein MELLNQYLDDCKLRGLESRTCQTYKSSVKEFLSHYPNPVECTKEDLLQYLQHLQTKDITTGTIRRDFSAISGLYDWLLFMEEVNINPVLQIRTRYLQTPYRQERRQIPTLNEVRELIRSIDVADIRELTLIVFFAKTAGRRGEILDLKVEDIDLNRDLIYWPDKKKRKEKIGFIDSELHILLEEYLRWREWIGPRTSYLWITDNGNHMHKDYPNEIMQHYGQLLGLHDPSGPLYKKLTCHCLRGFLTTQLQRAGMDEIYIMWLRGDSIKKKTWASHYLDIDQELVREQYLRCIPDLLLFE, from the coding sequence ATGGAATTATTAAACCAGTACCTTGATGATTGCAAGCTCCGAGGGCTAGAGTCGCGCACATGCCAAACTTATAAGAGCAGTGTTAAAGAGTTTTTATCTCACTATCCTAATCCGGTAGAATGTACTAAAGAAGATCTTCTCCAGTACCTGCAACACCTGCAGACCAAGGACATCACAACAGGAACTATAAGGCGGGATTTCTCGGCCATATCCGGCCTGTATGACTGGCTCCTCTTTATGGAAGAGGTAAACATTAATCCCGTCTTGCAAATACGCACACGGTACTTACAGACCCCATACAGACAGGAAAGAAGGCAAATCCCAACTCTCAATGAAGTAAGGGAGCTTATCAGATCTATAGACGTTGCAGATATCCGGGAATTAACCCTGATTGTATTCTTTGCCAAAACTGCAGGTCGAAGGGGTGAAATACTTGACCTTAAGGTTGAAGACATAGATCTTAACAGAGATTTGATCTACTGGCCTGACAAAAAGAAGCGTAAAGAGAAAATTGGCTTTATTGATTCTGAATTACATATTCTTTTAGAAGAGTACCTTAGATGGCGTGAATGGATCGGACCTAGAACGTCTTACTTGTGGATCACTGACAACGGTAATCACATGCATAAAGACTATCCTAATGAGATTATGCAGCATTATGGCCAGCTTTTAGGGTTGCATGATCCTTCCGGACCATTATACAAAAAATTAACATGCCATTGCTTACGTGGCTTTCTCACTACTCAATTACAGCGTGCAGGAATGGATGAAATATACATAATGTGGCTTCGTGGAGATTCCATCAAGAAAAAAACCTGGGCCAGCCATTATTTAGACATAGATCAGGAATTAGTCAGAGAGCAATATCTAAGGTGTATTCCTGATTTATTGCTTTTTGAATAA
- a CDS encoding S1 family peptidase, producing the protein MDMKLTDLLVHSTVKIETICSDDSTYSGTGFFFQFSIDGQFVPVIITNKHVIEDSIKGYIHLTKKDRSGKPIISQHERIEIDNFERFWIPHPDQNIDLCMLFIRELRLPDEYFIPPVPDNLIPSSSEFDSLIAIEEITMIGYPIGLWDSVNNMPIVRRGITATHPRLNYEGKSEFLIDAACFPGSSGSPVFLLNIGSYSGESGIIIGTRIKLLGILYSGPQHGIIGEICELPMKKTKVSYSSIPTNLGAVIKSTKLLDFKPFINRLL; encoded by the coding sequence ATGGACATGAAACTCACTGATCTACTTGTTCATTCTACTGTGAAAATCGAAACAATTTGTTCAGATGATTCTACGTATTCTGGAACTGGTTTTTTTTTTCAATTTAGTATCGATGGTCAATTTGTTCCTGTAATAATAACAAACAAACATGTCATAGAGGATTCTATTAAAGGTTATATTCACTTAACAAAAAAAGATAGATCCGGAAAACCTATTATTTCCCAACATGAACGTATTGAGATCGATAATTTTGAAAGATTTTGGATTCCTCATCCTGATCAAAATATTGATTTATGTATGTTATTTATTAGAGAATTACGACTACCTGATGAATACTTTATACCGCCAGTACCCGATAATCTTATTCCTTCTTCATCTGAATTTGATTCACTAATTGCTATTGAAGAGATAACTATGATTGGATATCCTATTGGTTTATGGGATTCTGTTAACAATATGCCGATTGTAAGAAGAGGAATCACAGCTACGCATCCTAGATTAAATTATGAAGGAAAAAGTGAGTTCTTGATCGATGCTGCTTGTTTTCCAGGATCAAGTGGATCTCCTGTTTTTCTATTAAATATAGGAAGTTATTCTGGTGAGAGCGGTATTATAATTGGTACACGAATAAAGTTGCTAGGTATTCTTTATTCGGGGCCACAACATGGTATTATTGGAGAAATATGTGAGTTGCCAATGAAAAAAACAAAAGTGTCTTATTCCTCCATACCTACCAATTTAGGAGCGGTGATAAAATCAACTAAACTTCTTGATTTCAAACCTTTTATTAATAGACTATTATAA
- a CDS encoding RAD55 family ATPase, which produces MLDPKNMLENENTTPDAEEFRNNSEGSLYDSIKKPDKNQVIHKGVNLKSTGILVLDRTLGGGIPAGSLTFFSADPRSMSEIFLYQFTQSRKTYYFTTNRRPRYVLNDVINLGFDPSNIIFVDIYSEYYCTSCGEISDNLSNEFIDSKILEFTEYNLRNIANDSSGEDVNIIFDSFCFFTGLTANKGLIKQLINVIYETTKELNCLTYLYGSTCNDDGLRSFVYSLCDVIFESMLDQGADKVISKLSIPKIRGMIPNTEIIKFKIGDGVQIDTSRDIA; this is translated from the coding sequence ATGCTGGATCCTAAAAACATGTTAGAAAATGAAAATACTACTCCTGATGCTGAAGAATTCAGAAATAATTCGGAAGGCTCCCTGTATGACAGCATCAAAAAACCGGATAAGAACCAGGTTATACACAAAGGTGTTAACCTGAAATCGACAGGCATTCTTGTCCTTGACAGAACACTTGGAGGAGGAATACCAGCCGGTTCACTTACATTTTTTTCAGCTGATCCCCGTTCAATGTCAGAGATTTTTCTTTACCAGTTCACCCAATCCAGAAAAACATATTACTTCACAACAAACCGAAGGCCACGATACGTACTGAATGATGTTATTAATCTTGGTTTTGATCCTTCAAACATTATATTCGTAGATATATACAGTGAATATTACTGTACCTCATGCGGTGAAATATCTGATAACCTGAGTAACGAATTTATCGATTCAAAAATACTGGAATTTACCGAGTATAATCTGCGTAACATTGCAAACGATTCAAGCGGTGAGGATGTAAACATAATCTTTGATTCTTTTTGTTTCTTTACAGGACTCACAGCCAACAAGGGACTGATAAAACAGCTAATTAACGTTATATACGAAACAACAAAGGAGCTAAATTGTCTTACCTATCTTTATGGCTCAACCTGCAATGATGATGGCCTTAGATCATTCGTATACAGTTTATGTGACGTAATATTTGAATCCATGCTTGATCAGGGTGCTGACAAAGTTATAAGCAAACTGTCCATCCCAAAAATAAGAGGAATGATACCAAACACTGAAATAATAAAATTCAAGATCGGTGATGGTGTCCAGATCGATACATCCAGGGATATTGCCTGA
- a CDS encoding ISL3 family transposase: MDDKLLIQMALGITPPWYVKDIDLNVSKKRMDIYLDFTKGTKFPCPVCNKLCDLHDTKEKVWRHLDFFHHETYIHARVPRTKCDGDDVKLVEVPWTRQNTGFTLFFEALIVAMSKEMSVSSIAELINIHENSVWIILAHYVEEARAKMDLSELDTIGVDEISVKKGHSYVTLFYDLNQSRVIHIENGKKRSVFKNFREVLSRKIDPDNIKYISMDMYPAFRGGAREYFPNAKIVYDKFHIVKMMNDAIDKVRRKEYQTNKDLGKTRFMWLKNPENLSDREIAKIRSIKDLDTKTAKAYRFKLGLQRLWDIKNIEVAREYLDKWHYWGTHSNIKEIITLAKMIKRNSHGILESIKQGISNGVVEGLNNKIKTAFKRSYGLKTEKCRNTMIFLMAGKLRLPTRC; encoded by the coding sequence ATGGACGATAAACTCTTGATTCAAATGGCTCTGGGAATAACCCCTCCATGGTATGTGAAAGACATTGATCTTAATGTTTCTAAGAAAAGAATGGATATTTATCTAGATTTTACCAAGGGAACGAAGTTCCCTTGCCCAGTTTGCAACAAACTGTGTGATCTCCATGATACCAAAGAAAAAGTATGGAGACACCTTGATTTCTTCCATCATGAAACATACATTCATGCACGAGTTCCCCGAACAAAGTGTGATGGAGATGATGTAAAACTTGTTGAAGTTCCATGGACAAGACAAAATACTGGATTTACATTATTTTTCGAAGCACTAATCGTTGCAATGTCCAAAGAAATGAGTGTTTCTTCAATTGCTGAATTGATCAATATTCATGAAAATTCTGTATGGATAATTCTAGCTCATTATGTTGAAGAAGCCAGAGCAAAGATGGATCTCTCTGAGTTAGATACTATTGGAGTAGATGAAATATCTGTCAAAAAAGGTCACAGCTATGTGACCTTGTTCTATGATCTAAATCAATCAAGAGTAATTCATATTGAAAATGGAAAGAAAAGAAGTGTTTTCAAGAACTTCAGGGAAGTTCTTTCCAGAAAAATAGACCCTGATAATATCAAGTATATTTCAATGGACATGTATCCTGCTTTTAGGGGTGGAGCAAGGGAATATTTCCCAAATGCTAAGATCGTTTACGATAAGTTCCATATTGTCAAAATGATGAATGATGCAATTGATAAGGTTCGAAGAAAGGAGTATCAAACAAATAAAGATCTGGGTAAAACGAGATTCATGTGGTTGAAAAATCCTGAAAATCTATCGGATAGGGAAATAGCTAAGATTCGATCAATCAAAGATTTGGATACTAAAACAGCAAAAGCTTACAGATTTAAGCTTGGACTTCAACGTCTGTGGGATATAAAAAATATAGAGGTAGCGAGGGAATATCTTGACAAATGGCATTATTGGGGAACACATAGCAACATCAAGGAAATTATCACATTGGCCAAGATGATTAAAAGAAATTCTCATGGGATATTGGAATCAATCAAACAAGGTATCAGCAACGGTGTTGTTGAAGGATTGAACAACAAAATTAAAACTGCTTTTAAGAGATCATATGGATTGAAGACTGAGAAGTGTAGGAATACAATGATATTCTTGATGGCGGGTAAACTTCGTTTACCCACACGATGTTAA
- a CDS encoding DUF5814 domain-containing protein → MTLWILASPERSKIIILPIRDKKKVPLFVGELILRNTDAGPRPHKFKVKSDGKGEYRPPSEFIDLLRIADRIMIAKDGDEKQTSEFVEMLQGFQLSADLVNACRFCLLKNRFNFLNRRSIRYHRDKICEDCAREELYRMLKSSHVNYADEACQRFEEIMLKTKDLDRTMAMVSPEDLDRELTRFDSIAANTEVPTGKIKSLPLHKSFKKILLAKSETLLPVQSLSIENGLLKGQSQLVTSVTATGKTLIAELAGIENILRGKGRMLYLVPLVALANQKYDQFTKRYSPIGLKTSIRVGSARIKTAKNASMKRTLDSDIIVGTYEGLDYLLRTGSADLLGKIGTVVIDEVHTIEDSERGHRLDGVIGRLKYVAPGAQFIYLSATVAKPKLRAKQFGARLVEYEYRPVPIERHLILCPEHSKNKIMTRLVREEFATTSSKGHKGQTIIFTNSRRNCHRIAEGLPISAAAYHAGLTSQERKKTEIAFLKGKLPVVVTTAALAAGVDFPASQVIFESLAMGIEWLTMQDFLQMLGRAGRPDYHDRGEVVLLAVPNKKYSGDKGDTEDAVALKLLKGEMEHTKVEYGEDEQLEEVLASVAVTSSKNDLQNIHSSMLADFNVDYLLGKLAKNKFIHKKGDLVSLTKFGKIAAGHFLSVSKAFLIRDSVLVEQDPIVTVSNLEFFDSVYYKYANRISSALNVNLPSRVFQGASLDILFEGENMDKLDVTLRDQLFDFAADFLTCNCRDSPYCGCAERKFSEKIISIRAEGYEPEGIVKKLEYLYGITAYPGDVLGYLDNVVRNLEAVEMIASAYSKRDLSYRARSLRKQVEG, encoded by the coding sequence ATGACACTCTGGATACTTGCAAGCCCTGAAAGGTCAAAGATAATTATTCTGCCTATACGGGATAAGAAGAAGGTCCCTCTTTTTGTTGGTGAACTTATCCTGAGGAATACTGATGCAGGCCCACGCCCTCACAAATTCAAGGTAAAAAGTGATGGGAAGGGGGAATACAGGCCACCTTCTGAATTTATAGATCTTTTGAGAATAGCTGACCGTATCATGATAGCAAAGGACGGTGATGAAAAGCAAACATCAGAATTTGTTGAAATGCTTCAGGGATTCCAGCTCAGTGCAGATCTTGTTAATGCCTGCAGGTTCTGTCTCTTAAAAAACAGGTTTAATTTCCTTAACCGACGCTCCATAAGGTATCACAGGGATAAGATATGTGAAGACTGTGCCAGAGAAGAGCTTTACAGGATGCTTAAGAGTTCTCATGTAAACTATGCCGATGAGGCATGTCAGAGGTTTGAGGAAATAATGCTCAAAACTAAGGACCTTGACCGTACAATGGCTATGGTAAGTCCGGAAGATCTTGACCGTGAGCTTACAAGGTTTGATTCCATTGCAGCTAACACAGAGGTTCCTACAGGGAAAATTAAGAGCCTGCCTTTGCATAAAAGCTTCAAGAAAATATTGCTTGCAAAATCTGAAACTCTTCTGCCGGTTCAGTCACTGTCCATAGAGAATGGCCTTCTGAAAGGTCAGAGCCAGCTTGTAACTTCAGTGACAGCCACCGGAAAGACACTGATAGCAGAACTTGCAGGTATTGAAAATATACTGCGTGGTAAAGGACGCATGCTTTATCTTGTACCTCTTGTGGCTCTTGCAAACCAGAAATATGACCAGTTTACAAAAAGATATTCTCCAATTGGACTGAAAACCTCCATCAGGGTTGGTAGTGCCCGTATCAAGACCGCAAAAAATGCATCCATGAAAAGAACTCTGGATTCAGATATTATTGTGGGAACATATGAAGGTCTGGATTACCTGCTAAGGACAGGCAGTGCTGACCTGCTTGGAAAAATAGGTACTGTAGTTATTGATGAAGTGCATACAATTGAGGATTCAGAAAGAGGACACCGGCTTGATGGTGTTATTGGCAGGCTGAAATATGTTGCTCCTGGTGCCCAGTTCATTTATCTTTCAGCTACTGTGGCAAAACCTAAGTTGCGTGCAAAACAGTTTGGCGCAAGACTTGTGGAATATGAGTATCGTCCTGTGCCCATTGAAAGGCATCTAATTCTGTGTCCGGAACATTCCAAGAACAAGATTATGACCCGGCTTGTTAGGGAGGAATTTGCCACTACTTCGTCAAAAGGACACAAAGGACAGACTATTATTTTTACCAATTCAAGAAGAAACTGCCATCGTATAGCTGAGGGACTTCCGATATCTGCTGCGGCCTATCATGCCGGTCTTACAAGTCAGGAACGAAAAAAGACTGAGATAGCATTCCTTAAGGGTAAATTGCCTGTTGTGGTTACAACTGCTGCACTTGCTGCCGGAGTTGATTTCCCGGCATCACAAGTTATATTTGAATCCCTTGCAATGGGTATCGAATGGCTCACAATGCAGGATTTCCTTCAGATGCTTGGACGTGCCGGCAGGCCGGATTACCATGATCGTGGTGAGGTTGTGCTTTTAGCTGTTCCTAATAAGAAGTATTCAGGTGACAAGGGTGATACTGAGGATGCTGTTGCCCTGAAACTGCTTAAAGGCGAGATGGAACATACAAAAGTAGAATATGGGGAAGATGAACAGCTTGAGGAAGTGCTGGCTTCGGTTGCTGTGACTTCATCAAAGAACGATCTCCAAAATATTCATTCATCCATGCTGGCTGATTTTAATGTGGATTATCTTCTTGGCAAACTTGCAAAGAATAAGTTCATTCATAAAAAAGGAGATCTTGTATCTCTCACCAAATTTGGTAAGATAGCAGCAGGACATTTCCTGTCGGTATCAAAGGCTTTCCTTATACGCGATTCTGTTCTTGTGGAACAGGATCCTATTGTTACGGTTTCCAATCTTGAATTTTTTGATTCTGTTTATTACAAATATGCGAATCGCATTTCTTCGGCTTTGAATGTGAACCTTCCTTCCAGGGTGTTTCAGGGTGCTTCCCTGGATATTCTCTTTGAAGGCGAAAATATGGACAAACTGGATGTTACTCTGCGTGACCAGTTGTTCGATTTTGCGGCTGATTTTTTGACATGTAATTGTCGTGATTCCCCATATTGTGGTTGCGCAGAACGTAAGTTCTCTGAGAAGATAATTTCCATCAGGGCGGAAGGATATGAGCCTGAAGGTATCGTGAAAAAGCTTGAGTATCTTTATGGTATTACGGCTTATCCGGGTGATGTGCTTGGATATCTTGATAATGTGGTACGCAACCTTGAGGCTGTTGAGATGATAGCTTCGGCTTATTCAAAGCGTGATCTATCATACAGAGCAAGGAGTCTTAGAAAACAGGTTGAGGGATAA
- a CDS encoding MTAP family purine nucleoside phosphorylase gives MTGKELNCIKSPDSSQYSKENIQDYRDLNLQAALIGGVAFPSDKMSEELIVSTPYGDVTAYLCTIGEKNVALLPRHSGKDGHLPPHMINYRANIYAIHKLGISRVISTNSVGTMKNHPIGSFFLPEDFLDLTRTRPSTFYNDRTVHADVTEPYCPEIRKLMGDYLEMNNIGYSEGVYVCTEGPRFETRAEIRMMRQFGDVVGMTGLPEVVLAKEMNMCYASICTITNNACGLGNGKMTVSDVLDTLDKIKERLQDILASVICALPETDNRLCNCRYACSDAEL, from the coding sequence TCTCCGGATAGTTCACAGTATTCCAAAGAAAACATACAGGACTACAGGGACTTAAATCTTCAGGCTGCCTTGATAGGTGGTGTTGCATTTCCATCCGATAAAATGTCAGAGGAATTGATAGTCAGTACTCCTTATGGTGATGTTACTGCTTATCTCTGTACTATTGGTGAAAAGAATGTTGCATTATTACCCAGGCATTCAGGAAAAGATGGTCACCTGCCACCCCATATGATCAATTACAGGGCAAACATTTATGCAATACATAAACTTGGGATTTCAAGGGTAATTTCCACAAATTCAGTGGGAACAATGAAGAATCATCCAATTGGAAGTTTTTTCCTGCCTGAAGACTTTCTTGATTTAACACGTACCCGCCCATCCACATTTTATAATGACAGGACTGTCCATGCAGATGTCACTGAACCATACTGTCCCGAAATAAGAAAATTAATGGGCGATTATCTTGAAATGAATAATATCGGTTATTCTGAAGGTGTTTATGTCTGTACGGAAGGTCCGCGTTTTGAGACCCGGGCAGAGATACGTATGATGAGGCAGTTTGGCGATGTAGTTGGTATGACAGGTTTGCCGGAAGTAGTTCTTGCAAAAGAGATGAACATGTGTTATGCTTCCATCTGTACTATTACCAATAATGCATGTGGCCTTGGAAATGGAAAAATGACAGTAAGTGATGTCCTTGATACACTCGACAAAATAAAAGAAAGGTTGCAGGACATTCTGGCAAGTGTAATTTGCGCACTTCCTGAAACCGATAACAGGTTATGTAATTGCAGGTATGCCTGTTCTGATGCAGAACTTTAA
- a CDS encoding DUF6338 family protein, translating into MASEFISSDIVSILLFMSPGFLTIALVGKLYGIAIEMEQFEKTVWSLIASIPIGIMFVYLNEINSIDSFLNCFLVHPLRSTFEIIVFSLILALLVSLIIQHKYLENLSMKLIHNKDDGFQTDRTVWDRFMQKNIGKAAIVETHNSVYKGWLSANSSRKEKREIVLDSPVIVYVHENGNTEDFPYGKQIILFGEDIKSITILEED; encoded by the coding sequence ATGGCATCTGAATTTATTTCTAGTGACATAGTGTCAATTCTACTTTTTATGAGTCCAGGTTTTCTTACTATTGCATTAGTGGGCAAACTTTATGGAATTGCTATTGAAATGGAGCAATTCGAAAAAACAGTGTGGAGTTTGATAGCAAGCATACCAATTGGGATTATGTTTGTTTATCTCAATGAAATTAACAGCATTGATTCTTTTTTAAATTGTTTTTTGGTACATCCATTGCGATCTACATTTGAAATTATAGTGTTCAGCCTAATTTTGGCACTTTTAGTCTCCCTAATTATACAACATAAGTACCTTGAAAATTTGTCGATGAAATTAATTCACAATAAAGATGATGGTTTCCAAACTGATCGTACAGTATGGGATAGATTCATGCAGAAAAATATTGGCAAAGCAGCAATTGTAGAAACGCATAACTCAGTATACAAAGGATGGTTATCTGCCAATAGTAGTCGAAAAGAAAAAAGAGAAATCGTTCTTGATAGTCCTGTAATTGTATATGTCCATGAAAACGGGAATACTGAAGACTTTCCGTATGGTAAGCAGATAATCTTATTTGGAGAAGATATCAAATCTATTACAATTCTTGAAGAAGACTAA
- a CDS encoding DUF3467 domain-containing protein — protein MDKEKNEGVVMNNKPENAKKKKTVRIELHKPEDFKQVYSIGAVGGHSPYDFRIGFYNDMPMATDKSGEQVIQRRLETEVIMSPLAAVELVRWLNQHIQNYEAAFGPIAKPQMGVKKKPEPVQDSTEIQGYM, from the coding sequence ATGGACAAAGAAAAAAACGAAGGTGTTGTAATGAACAATAAACCGGAAAATGCTAAGAAAAAGAAGACTGTGAGAATCGAACTTCATAAACCTGAGGATTTTAAGCAGGTGTACTCTATTGGAGCTGTAGGCGGTCACAGTCCGTACGATTTCAGGATTGGTTTCTACAATGATATGCCAATGGCAACTGACAAGTCAGGAGAGCAGGTTATTCAGAGAAGACTTGAGACCGAGGTTATTATGTCACCTCTGGCAGCAGTTGAGCTTGTGCGCTGGCTGAATCAGCATATACAGAACTATGAGGCTGCTTTTGGTCCTATTGCAAAGCCGCAGATGGGAGTTAAGAAAAAGCCGGAGCCTGTTCAGGATAGTACTGAGATACAGGGATATATGTAA